Part of the Flavobacterium sp. KS-LB2 genome is shown below.
TTGTGGGTTTTTATCTTCGATCATGATTGTTGAGAGGAACGAAGCAGTCGCTTCATTCATTAATGTTAATTAACAATGTTTTGAGGTTGCAAATATACAAAGAAATATTCGCCTTGAATGAGGTGTGTTTTCATCATTTTTTTCGGATATTTAGGTTTTTAAATTTTAAAAAAAATGGAATCATTTAATATTGTTACTATCACAGTCAACTCGGCTTTGGATAAAAGCACTCATTTTAAAGGCTTAGTCCCAGAACAGAAAATACGATGTGAGGAACCACGTTTTGATGCTGGAGGTGGAGGAATTAATGTGTCTAAGGCGATTTCGCGTTTAGGAGGAACTTCTTTAGCGGTTTTTACTTCTGGTGGACCTACTGGTAAAATGCTAGAAGAATTAGTAAAAAAAGAGTCAATTGCTTATAAAGCTGTTCCCGTTCAATCATGGACTAGAGAAAGTTTTGTTGCCGTGGATGATAATACAAATTCTCAATACCGATTTGGATTTACAGGAGGAATAATCAGTGCAGAGGAAAGTGATAATATACTAGAAATCATAACTGATTTAGAACCAAAGTTTTTAGTAGCAAGCGGTAGTTTGAATGAAGGTTTGTCAACTGATTTTTATAAAAAAATTGCAGAAATTGCAAAAAGATCAAATGCTAAATTAATTTTGGACACTTCAGGCGAAGCATTAAAAAAGGCATTAGAAGTTGGTGTTTATATGATCAAGCCAAATGTTGGAGAATTGGCAAAATTAATAGGTGTAGAACGATTGGAACTGGAAGAAGTAAATGAGGCCGCAAAACAAATCATCGCTAAAGGCGGCGCCGAAATCGTAGTCGTTTCCCTTGGTCCGCAAGGCGCAGTATTGGTTACGAAAGATTCGTATGAATTTGTGCCAGCTCCTAATGTGGTCAAAAAAAGTACCGTTGGTGCCGGTGACAGTATGGTTGGTGCCATGGTTTGGGCACTTTCGCAAAATAAAAGTCTGAAAGAAGTCATCCGTTGGGGAGTTGCCTGCGGATCGGCAGCAACCATGAATGAAGGAACCCAATTGTTTAAATTTGAAGATGCACAACGATTGTTTGAATGGTTGAAGAATAAATAAAAACAAAAAAACCTGATAATTTTTACATCATCAGGTTCTCTCTTTATTCTTTGTTCTTTCTTCTATTTTCTAAAAAAAATCTAATCGTTCAATTTCAAAACAGCCATAAACGCTTCTTGTGGAATTTCAACATTACCAACTAATCTCATACGTTTTTTACCTTTTTTCTGTTTTTCCAAAAGTTTACGTTTACGGGAAATATCCCCACCATAACATTTGGCAGTAACATCTTTACGCAATGCTTTGATGGTTTCGCGAGAAATTACTTTTACTCCAATCGCTGCTTGAACAGGAATATCAAATTGTTGTCTCGGAATCAATTCCTTCAACTTCTCACACATTTTTTTACCAATGGAATAGGCATTATCCGCATGCATTAAAGAGGATAAAGCATCAACAATAGTTGCGTTCAATAAGA
Proteins encoded:
- a CDS encoding 1-phosphofructokinase family hexose kinase; the protein is MESFNIVTITVNSALDKSTHFKGLVPEQKIRCEEPRFDAGGGGINVSKAISRLGGTSLAVFTSGGPTGKMLEELVKKESIAYKAVPVQSWTRESFVAVDDNTNSQYRFGFTGGIISAEESDNILEIITDLEPKFLVASGSLNEGLSTDFYKKIAEIAKRSNAKLILDTSGEALKKALEVGVYMIKPNVGELAKLIGVERLELEEVNEAAKQIIAKGGAEIVVVSLGPQGAVLVTKDSYEFVPAPNVVKKSTVGAGDSMVGAMVWALSQNKSLKEVIRWGVACGSAATMNEGTQLFKFEDAQRLFEWLKNK